The Caulifigura coniformis genome includes a region encoding these proteins:
- the otnC gene encoding 3-oxo-tetronate 4-phosphate decarboxylase: MNEVETRERICLHAKSLHDRGYTCGSSGNISVLVDRGVLVTPTNSCFGRLDPERLSLVDRDGNHLDGDRPSKELPMHLAVYRSRPGDRAVVHLHSSAAVAVSCLAGLNLDDALPPLTAYFVMRIGRLPLTAFHPPGDALLAESVGEAARQHRAILLSNHGPVVSGVDLDDAVYAAEELEETARIYLTLRDRDFSPLSLQACDELRRRFGQQSSSSPFSKDR, translated from the coding sequence GTGAACGAGGTCGAGACACGGGAGAGGATCTGTCTGCATGCCAAGTCGCTGCACGATCGAGGCTATACCTGTGGCAGTTCCGGCAACATCAGCGTGCTCGTCGACCGGGGCGTACTGGTGACTCCCACCAATTCGTGCTTCGGGCGACTTGACCCGGAGCGACTTTCGCTCGTCGATCGAGACGGGAATCATCTCGACGGTGACCGTCCGTCGAAGGAGCTGCCGATGCACCTGGCGGTCTATCGTTCGCGCCCCGGCGACCGGGCGGTCGTGCATCTGCATTCTTCGGCGGCCGTCGCAGTCTCGTGCCTGGCCGGCCTCAACCTGGACGATGCGCTGCCGCCGCTGACGGCCTATTTCGTGATGCGAATCGGCCGGCTGCCGCTCACTGCATTTCATCCCCCTGGCGACGCGCTGCTGGCCGAGTCGGTCGGCGAGGCCGCCAGGCAACATCGGGCGATACTGCTGTCGAATCATGGCCCGGTCGTGAGCGGCGTCGACCTCGATGACGCCGTGTACGCGGCGGAGGAACTCGAAGAGACCGCTCGGATCTATCTCACGCTCCGCGATCGCGATTTCAGTCCCCTGTCGCTGCAAGCCTGCGACGAACTTCGACGACGTTTCGGGCAGCAGTCGTCGTCTTCGCCATTCTCAAAAGACCGTTAG